A single region of the Prochlorococcus marinus str. MIT 0917 genome encodes:
- a CDS encoding cryptochrome/photolyase family protein, producing MRKIFLIFPNQLFKIKKQFSDVKHVALIQDNLFFGCDSQWKQKFHCQKIIFHMATMDSYEQELKSHGLSVIYIKHKKETRTEDNLNYLSEKGFNYFITYEAFDWSLEKRVKDFSLKNNSKLEIRKNDMFLTGHEISEEFLNHKKIHGMHKFYKIQRKKLNILIEKDGSPTGGAWNFDKLNRKKIPNSIKIPKIPTLKANKFIDKAKKDVSLKYNEYYGKYEDFNYPISHKDAEEWLDNFLIERLNLFGDYEDAIHSNHRTLWHSVISPLINSGLLTPRQIIEKSWYFYQSNNIGINSYEGFVRQIIGWREFILLIYKRNSLELRNGNFWDFEDKPIPSSFYTGQTGIKPLDDTIQKILETGYAHHIERLMIVGNLMLLCRFHPNQVYKWFMELFIDAYDWVMVPNVYGMSQFADGGLFTTKPYISSSNYIKKMSNYKSEDWCSTWDSLFWTFIDDYKNKFKDQYRLSMILRNLKKMDPNKKMNYRRNANEFISNLT from the coding sequence GTGAGAAAAATTTTCCTAATTTTTCCGAATCAATTATTCAAAATAAAAAAACAATTTTCTGATGTAAAGCATGTTGCTTTAATCCAAGATAACTTATTTTTTGGTTGTGATTCCCAGTGGAAACAAAAATTTCATTGTCAAAAAATAATTTTTCACATGGCCACGATGGACTCTTACGAACAAGAGCTGAAATCTCACGGTTTAAGTGTCATCTATATAAAACATAAAAAAGAAACCAGAACTGAAGATAATCTTAATTATCTATCAGAAAAAGGTTTTAATTATTTTATTACTTATGAGGCATTTGATTGGTCTTTAGAAAAAAGAGTTAAGGATTTCTCTTTGAAAAATAATTCAAAGTTAGAAATAAGAAAAAATGATATGTTTTTAACTGGACATGAGATATCTGAAGAATTCCTTAATCATAAAAAAATTCATGGAATGCATAAATTCTATAAGATTCAAAGAAAAAAACTAAATATTCTTATTGAAAAAGATGGTTCGCCAACAGGTGGTGCATGGAATTTCGACAAACTAAATAGAAAAAAAATACCAAATTCAATTAAAATTCCAAAAATACCAACTCTAAAAGCAAACAAATTTATAGATAAAGCGAAGAAAGATGTTTCTTTGAAATATAATGAATATTATGGTAAATATGAGGACTTTAATTATCCTATATCTCACAAAGATGCAGAAGAATGGTTAGACAATTTTTTAATTGAAAGATTGAATTTATTTGGAGATTACGAAGATGCAATACATTCAAACCATAGAACACTTTGGCATAGTGTTATTTCTCCATTAATTAATTCCGGATTACTTACTCCAAGACAAATAATAGAAAAATCTTGGTATTTTTATCAATCGAATAATATTGGGATTAATTCCTATGAAGGATTTGTTAGACAAATTATTGGCTGGCGTGAATTTATCCTATTGATATATAAACGAAATAGTTTAGAACTCAGAAATGGAAACTTCTGGGATTTTGAGGATAAACCAATACCTTCAAGTTTTTACACTGGTCAAACGGGAATAAAGCCATTAGATGACACAATACAAAAAATTTTAGAAACCGGATATGCTCATCATATAGAAAGACTGATGATAGTTGGAAATTTAATGCTTCTATGCAGATTCCACCCAAATCAAGTATACAAATGGTTTATGGAGTTATTTATAGATGCATATGATTGGGTTATGGTTCCAAATGTTTATGGAATGAGTCAATTTGCTGATGGAGGACTATTCACAACTAAGCCATATATTTCAAGTTCTAATTATATAAAAAAAATGTCTAACTATAAATCTGAAGATTGGTGCTCAACTTGGGATAGCCTTTTTTGGACATTTATAGATGACTATAAAAATAAGTTCAAGGACCAATATCGATTGTCTATGATTTTAAGAAATCTAAAAAAAATGGACCCTAATAAAAAAATGAACTACAGGCGTAATGCTAATGAATTCATATCTAATCTAACTTAA
- a CDS encoding peroxiredoxin: MKIGDQIPSFSLKDQNGNIRTSNKIKKPLVLFFYPKDDTPGCTIEACGFRDKYDLFKILGAEVWGISNGSIQSHLGFANKNKLQYPLLCDQNNIIRKEFGVPKKLGLIEGRVTYIINCERRIIHIFEDLLNGPAHIKEAIKALKKLQ, encoded by the coding sequence CTGAAAATTGGTGATCAGATTCCATCGTTTTCTTTGAAAGATCAAAATGGAAACATCAGGACATCCAATAAAATAAAAAAGCCTCTGGTCTTGTTTTTTTACCCAAAAGACGATACTCCAGGCTGCACTATCGAGGCTTGTGGATTCCGAGACAAATATGATCTTTTTAAAATTCTAGGAGCTGAGGTGTGGGGAATAAGTAATGGCAGTATACAAAGTCATCTTGGATTTGCTAATAAAAATAAACTTCAGTATCCATTACTTTGCGACCAAAATAATATTATTAGAAAAGAATTTGGTGTGCCAAAAAAACTAGGATTAATCGAAGGGAGAGTAACATATATAATAAATTGTGAAAGAAGAATAATACACATATTTGAAGACCTTTTAAATGGTCCAGCTCATATAAAAGAAGCTATAAAAGCATTAAAAAAACTTCAATGA
- a CDS encoding FAD-binding domain-containing protein yields MNIFEEANDVLDTFIINHLISYHQLRNYDFGIKKRTNVSQISKYTSHRILYEYAIVEKLKRIDKKKKYTDEILWRIYWKGYLENYKSIWFEYINFKEYPNNSNLISAMDGKTGIDCFDTWIEELRENNYLHNHSRMWFASIWIFTLGLPWQLGARFFMKHLFDGDASSNTLSWRWVAGMHTNNKPYLASKENINKYTINRFRNTSISRSNKIKPIKSNKHQSNKLPVQRSFSNSNILLMFDNDMNILNRSKLFNSYCKVYILSNGITNNRFGLSEKVSQFKLGLIDNINKLIPNSEIFESRDIEKFLCDHRCIDVIYPGVGHNLDLINKYANQNQIIINYIYREEDLKYWNYANSGFYRFKSSFHRINKI; encoded by the coding sequence ATGAATATTTTTGAAGAGGCTAATGATGTATTAGATACTTTTATCATCAATCACCTTATTTCATACCATCAGCTAAGAAATTACGATTTCGGTATCAAAAAAAGAACTAATGTTTCTCAAATTTCTAAATATACATCTCATAGAATCCTTTACGAATACGCTATAGTTGAAAAATTAAAAAGAATTGATAAGAAAAAAAAGTATACTGATGAAATTCTCTGGAGGATATACTGGAAGGGTTATCTTGAAAATTACAAATCAATATGGTTTGAATATATAAATTTTAAAGAATATCCAAATAATTCAAACTTAATTAGTGCAATGGATGGTAAAACAGGTATAGATTGCTTTGATACTTGGATAGAGGAGCTTAGAGAAAATAACTATTTACATAATCACTCAAGGATGTGGTTTGCAAGTATATGGATTTTCACTTTAGGACTTCCATGGCAACTAGGTGCAAGATTTTTCATGAAACATCTATTTGATGGGGATGCTTCATCAAATACCCTTAGCTGGAGATGGGTAGCGGGCATGCACACAAATAATAAGCCTTACTTAGCATCCAAAGAAAACATCAATAAATACACAATTAATCGATTCAGGAATACATCGATTAGCAGATCAAACAAAATTAAACCAATAAAAAGTAATAAACATCAATCTAATAAACTTCCAGTTCAAAGAAGTTTCTCTAACAGTAATATTCTACTAATGTTCGACAATGATATGAATATTTTGAACAGATCTAAGTTATTCAATTCATACTGTAAAGTTTATATATTGAGCAATGGAATAACCAATAATAGATTTGGGCTAAGTGAGAAAGTAAGTCAATTCAAATTAGGTTTAATTGATAATATAAATAAATTAATCCCAAACTCAGAAATATTTGAATCAAGAGACATAGAAAAATTTTTGTGTGATCACAGATGTATTGATGTTATCTACCCAGGAGTTGGTCATAATCTAGATTTGATAAATAAATACGCTAATCAAAATCAAATTATTATTAATTATATATATAGAGAAGAAGATCTTAAATATTGGAATTATGCAAATTCAGGATTTTACAGATTTAAGTCTTCATTTCATAGAATTAATAAAATCTAA
- a CDS encoding oxidoreductase encodes MVRLNKIKRQDGRIFLITGANSGLGYETSKALLEKGATVIMCCRDLLKGEKAKQELLKFNFSGKIELVELDLSDLNNVKKFSEFIKQNFNYLDVLINNAGIMAPPKTFSKQGLEIQFAVNHLAHMFLTLELLPILEEKNNSRVVTVTSGVQYFGVIKWDDLQGNLKYDRWASYAQSKLANVMFGLELNSKLKESNSKTSSLLAHPGFARTNLQPKSVEANQSWQEEIAYKLMDPMFQSAKMGALPQLTASTLPSAKGGEQYGPRFNFRGFPKICRNAPKALNKTTRKKLWEISKKLININ; translated from the coding sequence ATGGTTAGGTTAAATAAAATTAAGCGGCAAGACGGAAGAATATTCTTAATCACTGGAGCGAATAGTGGTCTTGGCTATGAGACATCTAAAGCCCTGCTAGAAAAGGGAGCAACAGTGATTATGTGTTGCAGAGATTTACTCAAAGGAGAGAAGGCCAAACAAGAACTTTTAAAATTTAATTTCTCTGGCAAGATTGAACTAGTTGAATTAGATTTATCCGATTTAAATAACGTTAAGAAATTTTCTGAATTTATAAAACAAAATTTCAATTACTTAGATGTTTTAATTAATAATGCTGGAATAATGGCACCTCCAAAGACTTTTAGCAAACAAGGTTTAGAAATACAGTTTGCTGTTAATCATCTTGCACACATGTTTTTAACTTTGGAATTACTACCTATTCTTGAAGAAAAGAATAATTCTAGGGTTGTTACTGTAACCTCAGGCGTTCAATATTTTGGGGTAATCAAATGGGACGATCTACAAGGAAATCTTAAATACGATCGCTGGGCTTCATATGCTCAGAGTAAACTTGCAAACGTAATGTTTGGTTTAGAGCTCAATTCAAAACTTAAAGAAAGCAATTCAAAAACATCTTCACTACTTGCTCATCCAGGATTTGCTCGTACAAATTTACAGCCAAAGTCTGTTGAGGCGAATCAATCTTGGCAAGAAGAAATTGCTTATAAATTGATGGATCCTATGTTTCAAAGCGCGAAAATGGGCGCATTACCTCAACTAACAGCCTCTACACTTCCTAGCGCTAAAGGAGGAGAACAATATGGTCCAAGATTTAATTTCAGAGGGTTCCCAAAAATATGTAGAAATGCTCCAAAAGCATTAAATAAGACTACAAGAAAAAAATTGTGGGAGATAAGCAAAAAGCTAATAAATATTAATTAA
- the psbA gene encoding photosystem II q(b) protein: MTTIQQQRSSLLKGWPQFCEWVTSTNNRIYVGWFGVLMIPCLLAATTCFIVAFIAAPPVDIDGIREPVAGSFMYGNNIISGAVVPSSNAIGLHFYPIWEAATLDEWLYNGGPYQLVIFHFLIGISAYMGRQWELSYRLGMRPWICVAYSAPVSAAFAVFLVYPFGQGSFSDGMPLGISGTFNFMFVFQAEHNILMHPFHMAGVAGMFGGALFSAMHGSLVTSSLIRETTGLDSQNYGYKFGQEEETYNIVAAHGYFGRLIFQYASFNNSRSLHFFLASWPVICVWLTSMGICTMAFNLNGFNFNQSVVDTSGKVVPTWGDVLNRANLGMEVMHERNAHNFPLDLAAAESTSVALVAPAIG; the protein is encoded by the coding sequence ATGACCACCATTCAGCAGCAGCGTTCTTCGTTGCTCAAAGGTTGGCCACAATTCTGCGAGTGGGTTACTTCCACCAACAATCGTATCTATGTCGGTTGGTTCGGTGTATTGATGATCCCTTGCCTTCTTGCGGCAACAACTTGTTTCATCGTTGCATTTATCGCTGCTCCTCCAGTTGATATCGACGGTATCCGTGAGCCAGTAGCTGGTTCATTTATGTATGGAAACAACATCATTTCTGGTGCTGTTGTTCCTTCAAGTAACGCTATCGGCCTTCACTTCTACCCAATTTGGGAAGCAGCAACTCTTGATGAGTGGCTATATAACGGTGGCCCTTACCAGCTTGTAATCTTCCACTTCCTTATTGGTATCTCTGCATACATGGGACGTCAGTGGGAGCTTTCATACCGTTTAGGTATGCGCCCATGGATCTGTGTTGCTTACTCAGCTCCTGTATCAGCAGCTTTCGCTGTATTCCTTGTTTACCCATTCGGTCAGGGTTCATTCTCTGATGGTATGCCTCTAGGAATCTCTGGAACATTCAACTTCATGTTCGTTTTCCAGGCTGAGCACAACATCTTGATGCACCCATTCCATATGGCTGGTGTAGCAGGTATGTTCGGTGGTGCTTTGTTCTCTGCAATGCACGGTTCTTTGGTTACTTCATCACTTATCCGTGAGACCACAGGACTTGATTCTCAGAACTACGGTTACAAGTTTGGACAAGAAGAAGAGACATACAACATCGTTGCAGCTCATGGCTACTTCGGTCGTTTGATCTTCCAATATGCAAGCTTCAACAACAGCCGCAGCCTTCACTTCTTCTTGGCTTCATGGCCAGTGATCTGTGTTTGGTTGACATCTATGGGCATCTGCACCATGGCGTTCAACTTGAACGGCTTCAACTTCAATCAGTCTGTAGTTGATACTTCAGGCAAGGTTGTACCAACCTGGGGTGATGTACTTAACCGTGCAAACCTTGGTATGGAAGTAATGCACGAGCGTAATGCTCACAACTTCCCACTTGACCTAGCAGCTGCTGAGTCTACTTCTGTAGCTCTTGTTGCACCTGCAATTGGTTAA
- a CDS encoding tetratricopeptide repeat protein, with translation MTNIPSKISKQQIIEKAVNFHLEGNIQEASKYYQYCISRGFNDHKVFSNYGTILIGLGKLKEAEESIRKAIELKPDYSIAYSNLGNILKELGKLKEAEESIRKAIELKPDYSIAYSNLGNILKKLGKLKEAEEFMRKAIELKPDFVEAYSNLGNILKELGKLKAAEVSTRKALELDFDFADAHNNLGDILRELGNLQEAELCTRKAIELKSDFAEAHFNLAYLQLLNEDYQSGLENYEFRFNTEEPAIIYGSTKLKRVKNEKLKKGEKLLLISEQGLGDTLQYMRYVPYLRTLGLDVSFCAHKKLHTLIKSSGIDQQPLNPEQVNQITEGKWIPLLSLPKYLKVNPKKPIITNPYIFPSGQLVKKWENILSNEERPIVGINWQGNPEMEKTYRGRSFPLENFSEIFNQNKITLLSLQKGFGSEQLDDCSFKNKFVECQPLIDQKWDFNENAAIIENCDLIITCDTSIAHLAGGMGKKVWLLLKDIPFWTWGLKEERTFWYPSMRLFRQKERNNWKKVMISVSRAIKKEMYAKS, from the coding sequence GTGACAAATATACCTTCTAAAATTTCTAAACAACAAATCATTGAGAAAGCAGTCAATTTTCATCTTGAAGGAAATATTCAAGAAGCCTCAAAATATTATCAATACTGTATTAGTCGAGGTTTTAATGATCACAAAGTTTTTTCTAACTATGGAACAATATTAATTGGTCTAGGTAAACTAAAAGAAGCAGAAGAATCTATTCGTAAAGCGATAGAACTTAAACCTGATTATTCAATAGCTTATTCCAATCTTGGAAATATATTGAAAGAATTAGGTAAACTAAAAGAAGCAGAAGAATCTATTCGTAAAGCGATAGAACTTAAACCTGATTATTCAATAGCTTATTCCAACCTTGGAAACATATTGAAAAAATTAGGGAAGCTAAAAGAAGCAGAAGAGTTTATGCGTAAAGCTATAGAACTTAAGCCTGATTTTGTTGAAGCATATTCCAATCTTGGAAACATATTGAAAGAATTAGGGAAACTAAAAGCAGCAGAAGTATCCACGCGCAAAGCATTAGAACTTGATTTTGATTTCGCTGATGCACATAACAATCTTGGGGATATTTTAAGAGAGCTTGGTAACTTACAAGAAGCGGAATTATGTACTCGCAAAGCTATTGAACTTAAGTCTGACTTCGCAGAGGCTCATTTTAATCTTGCTTACTTACAACTCTTAAATGAAGATTATCAATCTGGACTGGAGAATTATGAATTTAGATTTAATACAGAAGAACCTGCTATTATTTACGGTTCTACAAAACTTAAAAGAGTTAAGAATGAGAAGTTAAAAAAAGGAGAAAAGCTTTTATTAATTAGTGAACAAGGGTTAGGCGATACCTTGCAATATATGCGCTATGTGCCTTATTTAAGAACATTGGGTTTAGATGTTTCTTTTTGTGCACATAAAAAATTACATACATTGATAAAATCATCAGGTATTGATCAACAACCATTAAATCCTGAGCAAGTAAATCAAATTACAGAAGGGAAATGGATTCCATTATTATCTTTGCCTAAATATCTAAAAGTTAACCCGAAAAAACCAATCATTACTAATCCGTATATTTTCCCATCGGGTCAATTAGTAAAAAAATGGGAAAACATTCTTTCTAATGAAGAAAGACCAATTGTGGGTATTAATTGGCAAGGAAATCCAGAAATGGAAAAAACTTATCGAGGAAGATCATTCCCCTTAGAAAATTTTTCAGAAATTTTTAATCAAAACAAAATAACTTTGCTTTCTCTACAAAAAGGATTTGGTTCAGAGCAATTAGATGATTGCTCATTTAAAAATAAGTTTGTTGAATGCCAACCCTTAATTGATCAAAAGTGGGATTTTAATGAAAATGCTGCAATCATAGAGAACTGTGATTTGATTATTACTTGTGATACATCTATTGCTCATTTAGCTGGTGGAATGGGTAAAAAAGTATGGTTACTTTTAAAAGATATACCTTTTTGGACTTGGGGGCTTAAAGAAGAGAGAACTTTCTGGTATCCGTCGATGAGATTATTCCGGCAAAAAGAACGAAATAATTGGAAAAAAGTCATGATAAGCGTATCAAGGGCAATCAAAAAAGAAATGTATGCAAAATCATGA
- a CDS encoding tetratricopeptide repeat protein, with protein MGNIFISVIFFISSLITKKQKDSDAYFNRANVKKEIGDINGACEDWRKALDLGDKEAAKPMQGNCE; from the coding sequence ATGGGAAATATTTTTATTTCAGTAATTTTTTTTATTTCCTCGCTCATTACCAAAAAACAAAAGGACTCCGATGCATATTTTAATCGTGCCAATGTAAAAAAAGAAATTGGAGATATCAATGGTGCTTGCGAAGACTGGAGAAAAGCATTAGATCTTGGAGATAAAGAAGCAGCCAAGCCAATGCAGGGGAATTGCGAATGA
- a CDS encoding tetratricopeptide repeat-containing sulfotransferase family protein, whose amino-acid sequence MCSLHKRKKVKHNTAQVSIFTVPHELREVKENLFITTDNFSIYYQNEIINKAFRYHSQGNISEAAKYYQDFLDQGFKDHRVFSNYGVILKDLGKLEEAEAFMRKALLIKPESSDYNYNLGGILKDQNKFREAEFYTTIAIKFNPVFADAYSNLGGIQSDLYKFSQAESSLRKSIELNSNVSEYYYNLGEVLVHLGKFYEAKEYLIKAIKLKPNFIKAYYVLSRFGSIGNKEIEENIFSDEILYSTKQEELVDIYFARSNILHRRNKFRESAKYLKLANNIKFKIRPYEFDKLSKYSYKLLNKNEIQKLESNNLLANIFIVGMTRSGSTLLESILSINKEVLDLGEINIFEDSYLEWMNLQKDNINCSLEDIYNKNILEINNSRFITTNKCLHNYIYTGIIVNYLSSSRVIHCYRNPLDNILSIYRSNFARGNDYSSSLVDCAKLYLLHDHVMGEYKKKYRSKIYDLNYDLLVKDPIGEIKSLIKWLDWEWKDCYLSPQLNKRSVLTASNIQVRSPINSKSIGGWKNYREMLQPAIDILVKHEKYKNLQFL is encoded by the coding sequence ATGTGTAGTCTTCATAAAAGAAAGAAAGTAAAACATAATACCGCGCAGGTATCTATATTTACTGTCCCTCATGAATTAAGAGAAGTTAAAGAAAATTTATTTATTACTACTGATAATTTTTCTATATATTATCAGAATGAAATCATAAATAAAGCATTTAGGTATCATTCTCAAGGAAATATTTCAGAAGCAGCCAAATATTATCAAGACTTTCTAGATCAAGGTTTTAAGGATCACAGAGTTTTTTCTAACTATGGCGTTATCTTAAAAGACCTTGGGAAATTAGAAGAGGCCGAAGCCTTTATGAGAAAAGCACTTCTAATAAAGCCTGAATCATCAGATTATAATTATAATCTTGGAGGAATATTGAAAGATCAAAATAAATTTAGAGAGGCTGAATTCTATACTACTATTGCCATTAAATTTAATCCAGTATTTGCAGATGCATATTCAAATCTGGGTGGAATACAGAGCGATCTTTATAAATTTAGTCAGGCAGAATCTAGTCTGAGAAAATCAATAGAATTAAACTCTAATGTTTCAGAGTATTATTATAATTTAGGAGAGGTATTGGTGCACCTTGGAAAGTTTTATGAAGCGAAGGAATATTTAATTAAAGCAATTAAGCTTAAACCAAATTTTATTAAAGCTTATTATGTCTTAAGTAGATTTGGATCAATAGGAAATAAAGAAATTGAAGAAAATATTTTTTCTGATGAAATACTATATAGTACTAAACAAGAAGAATTGGTTGATATATATTTTGCAAGATCTAATATCTTGCACCGTAGAAATAAATTTAGAGAAAGTGCAAAATATCTAAAATTAGCGAATAATATTAAATTTAAAATTAGACCTTATGAATTTGATAAGTTAAGTAAGTATTCATATAAGCTATTAAATAAAAATGAAATTCAAAAATTAGAATCTAATAATCTATTGGCTAATATTTTTATTGTCGGCATGACGCGAAGTGGTTCTACATTGCTGGAATCTATATTAAGTATTAACAAAGAAGTTCTCGATTTAGGAGAAATAAATATTTTTGAGGATTCCTATCTTGAATGGATGAATTTACAAAAAGATAATATTAATTGTTCATTAGAAGACATATATAATAAAAATATACTAGAAATTAATAATTCACGATTTATAACAACAAATAAATGTTTACATAATTATATTTATACTGGAATTATTGTTAATTATTTAAGTAGTTCGAGAGTTATCCATTGCTATAGAAATCCATTGGATAATATTCTTTCTATTTATAGGAGTAATTTTGCAAGAGGGAATGATTATTCATCTTCTTTAGTTGATTGCGCGAAGCTTTATTTACTTCATGATCATGTTATGGGTGAATATAAAAAGAAGTATAGATCAAAAATATATGATCTTAATTATGATCTTTTGGTTAAAGATCCTATTGGTGAAATTAAATCTTTAATTAAATGGTTGGATTGGGAATGGAAAGATTGTTATTTATCACCTCAGCTCAATAAACGATCAGTTCTAACAGCTAGTAACATTCAAGTTCGCTCACCAATTAATTCAAAATCTATAGGAGGGTGGAAAAACTATCGGGAGATGCTACAGCCTGCTATTGATATTTTAGTAAAGCATGAAAAATATAAAAACTTACAATTCTTATAA
- a CDS encoding methyltransferase domain-containing protein has protein sequence METIGDQEQENKKLTEIKTFPVPLSLGEIKESITIPTKNQRQISKEEIIKQALTLHSQGNLLEAAKYYQNFIDLGFSDPIIFSNFGIILATSGDLTKAEKLIRKSIETYPEFINNYFILGNISRDLGKLLEAEIFMQKFIELNPNFSDSYLCMGNILKDLGKNKEAFDFYLKAIKLNPKDHKLYSSITTFIKQSILSELDINKLKSILIILIKRDDIFHSDLLEAFKKIYENKLSFYIKLLESEEYNEKIFQELIEDDLLINVMKKIPLRDFKWEKLLTIIRNKISQVIAIKRKEIDYSTFNFIISLAEQCFINEYVFSLNNYDYISIDNIIKMCKNKELNEVNIAILACYYPLYKLIDKIPEIKFIKTSDLNFNNLVKLQLLEPKEEIDISKNILKLGSIKDKISIKVKSQYEENPYPRWRYGNPSKEQKLLPIQIVNNEIKPNSINSKFKSEKVQVLIAGCGTGYQTLYAQKYKGCEIIAIDLSMASLSFAQRRINELNINNVDFIQMDILEVSLLQKKFDIIICTGVLHHMKEPLEGLKALLGVLKYNGLLKLGLYSELARSNIIKARNYIQLKQLKPNINDIRNFRSIVFSEKVKELNSLIESPDFYTLSSCRDLCFHSQEHRFTIPKLNETISSNKLKFLGFVLPHTIKSIYNNNFPEDKTQTNLQNWARFEEIYADTFAGLYQFWVSNDYQNLN, from the coding sequence ATGGAGACTATAGGTGATCAAGAACAGGAGAACAAAAAACTCACTGAAATAAAAACATTCCCAGTTCCATTAAGTTTAGGAGAAATTAAAGAGAGTATTACGATTCCGACTAAAAACCAACGGCAAATTTCTAAAGAAGAAATAATTAAACAAGCATTAACTTTGCATTCACAAGGAAACTTGCTGGAAGCAGCAAAATATTATCAAAATTTTATAGACTTAGGATTTTCGGATCCAATAATTTTTTCTAATTTTGGAATAATACTTGCTACTTCAGGTGATTTAACAAAAGCAGAAAAATTGATCCGTAAATCTATTGAGACTTATCCTGAATTCATCAATAACTATTTTATTCTTGGAAATATATCGAGGGATCTAGGGAAACTTTTAGAAGCAGAAATATTTATGCAAAAATTTATTGAACTAAATCCTAATTTCTCAGATTCATATTTGTGTATGGGGAATATATTAAAAGATCTTGGTAAAAATAAGGAGGCATTTGATTTTTATTTGAAAGCTATTAAATTAAATCCAAAAGATCATAAGTTATATTCATCAATAACAACTTTTATAAAACAATCAATTCTGTCAGAACTTGATATCAATAAATTAAAATCTATATTAATAATTTTAATTAAAAGGGATGATATTTTTCATAGTGATTTACTTGAAGCATTCAAAAAAATATATGAAAATAAATTATCATTTTATATTAAATTACTGGAATCAGAAGAATACAATGAAAAAATATTTCAAGAATTAATTGAAGATGATTTATTAATTAATGTAATGAAAAAGATTCCTCTAAGAGATTTTAAATGGGAAAAGCTATTAACAATTATTAGAAATAAAATTTCTCAAGTAATAGCTATAAAAAGGAAAGAAATTGATTATTCAACATTTAATTTTATTATTTCTCTAGCGGAGCAATGTTTTATAAATGAATATGTTTTTTCATTGAATAATTATGATTATATTTCTATAGATAATATTATTAAAATGTGCAAAAATAAAGAGTTGAATGAAGTAAATATTGCTATTTTAGCTTGTTATTATCCACTTTATAAACTTATTGATAAGATTCCTGAAATAAAGTTTATCAAAACTTCTGATTTGAATTTTAATAATCTAGTCAAGTTGCAGTTATTAGAACCTAAAGAAGAGATTGACATATCTAAAAATATCTTAAAATTAGGTTCGATAAAAGATAAAATTTCAATTAAAGTAAAATCACAATATGAGGAGAATCCATATCCTAGGTGGAGGTATGGTAATCCTTCTAAGGAACAAAAGTTGCTTCCTATTCAAATAGTCAATAATGAAATAAAACCAAATTCAATTAATTCTAAATTTAAATCTGAGAAGGTTCAAGTTTTAATAGCTGGCTGTGGCACAGGCTATCAGACTTTATATGCACAAAAATATAAAGGTTGTGAAATAATAGCAATAGATTTAAGTATGGCATCACTTAGCTTTGCTCAACGAAGAATAAATGAACTTAACATTAATAATGTTGATTTCATTCAAATGGATATCTTAGAGGTTAGCTTATTGCAAAAAAAATTTGACATTATTATATGTACCGGCGTGCTTCATCATATGAAAGAACCTTTAGAGGGATTAAAAGCTTTATTAGGAGTATTAAAATATAATGGCTTGCTTAAATTAGGTTTATATAGTGAATTAGCAAGATCAAATATTATAAAAGCAAGAAATTATATTCAATTAAAACAACTTAAACCCAATATAAATGACATTCGTAATTTTAGATCGATTGTCTTTTCAGAAAAAGTAAAAGAACTTAACTCTTTAATTGAGAGTCCTGATTTTTATACACTTTCTTCCTGCCGTGACCTTTGCTTCCATTCACAAGAACATAGATTCACAATCCCAAAACTAAATGAGACTATAAGCTCTAATAAATTAAAGTTTCTTGGTTTCGTCTTGCCGCATACTATTAAAAGCATTTATAATAATAATTTTCCAGAAGATAAAACTCAAACTAATTTACAAAACTGGGCACGATTTGAGGAGATTTATGCTGATACTTTCGCTGGTTTGTATCAGTTTTGGGTTTCTAATGATTATCAAAATTTGAATTAG